One Aegilops tauschii subsp. strangulata cultivar AL8/78 chromosome 7, Aet v6.0, whole genome shotgun sequence genomic window carries:
- the LOC109732628 gene encoding uncharacterized protein yields the protein MALSSPPPSLSVPPSPPPATTNSPPPGHTPAATIPPTATPPVLTLTTDPNDELIPTVAPSPSPFFDLPYVKAGQVALRCFLGCGNAMGLEFKDDYSRYLRLDITTPALHLASPLYVVFDFSNRHLDTFTVAAMLQAVLGGSAADFFVAMCSPLIFRFHVASLRVAEIILDQSKVHHRNYAFAFTRTLPPLPPPPSTPASCMSLAHVLQIPPDLGLQFEAVAWSQFRSHVTIDPGRQTHGCRMYA from the coding sequence AtggctctctcttctccaccACCTTCTCTTTCCGTGCCTCCTTCCCCACCTCCGGCCACCACCAACTCCCCGCCCCCTGGCCACACTCCGGCCGCCACCATCCCCCCGACCGCCACTCCACCTGTCCTCACCCTCACCACTGACCCCAATGACGAGCTCATCCCCACCGTTGCGCCTTCACCGTCGCCTTTCTTCGACCTGCCCTACGTAAAAGCCGGCCAGGTAGCTCTCCGATGCTTCCTGGGCTGCGGCAACGCCATGGGACTCGAGTTCAAGGACGACTACAGCCGCTACTTGCGCCTCGACATCACCACCCCTGCCCTCCACCTCGCATCGCCCCTCTACGTCGTTTTCGACTTCTCCAACCGCCATCTCGACACCTTCACTGTCGCTGCCATGCTCCAGGCTGTTCTTGGCGGCAGTGCTGCGGATTTCTTCGTTGCCATGTGCTCCCCTCTCATTTTCCGCTTTCATGTTGCTTCCTTGCGCGTCGCTGAGATCATCCTCGACCAATCCAAGGTCCACCACCGCAACTACGCCTTCGCCTTCACTAGAACTCTACCACCCCTTCCACCACCGCCATCCACCCCTGCCTCTTGCATGTCGCTTGCCCATGTACTCCAAATCCCGCCCGACCTGGGGCTCCAGTTTGAAGCTGTGGCCTGGTCACAGTTTCGTTCCCACGTTACCATCGATCCTGGCCGCCAAACTCATGGCTGCCGCATGTACGCGTGA